The proteins below are encoded in one region of Dehalococcoidia bacterium:
- a CDS encoding ABC transporter permease gives MSLADSFLIAFEALAANKMRAALTMLGIIIGVGAVIALMAVGQGSQKAVTDRIAGLGSNLIFIRPGAVNQSGVRSSAGSAQTLTLEDAQAIAAGVNGVVAAAPEFRIPLQISAGGTNTNTPALGVTPEYAEALNLTLAGGQFITQDDVDRRARVVVLGASVAQTLFPDSDGVGQQVRFGFGRNLVTATVVGVLQRKGGNTAQSQDNQVYIPISTAQTQIQISRTARAGAIVSQITVQVSNKSQIDRAKVEITELLSQRHRVVEPDFTVESQEDITEAVNQVSETMTVLLGSIAGISLVVGGIGIMNIMLVSVTERTREIGIRKAVGATRSDIMMQFLTEALAVTVAGGLIGIAAGIGAARLLDGRSIAGLGSNVQTVISWTSVVVAFGVSAAIGLFFGLYPASRAAKLNPIQALRYE, from the coding sequence ATGAGCCTTGCCGATTCCTTCCTCATCGCCTTCGAGGCCCTGGCCGCGAACAAGATGCGCGCGGCCCTGACCATGCTCGGGATCATCATCGGCGTCGGCGCTGTGATCGCGCTGATGGCCGTCGGCCAGGGATCTCAGAAGGCGGTGACCGACCGCATAGCTGGCCTCGGCTCCAACCTCATCTTCATCCGGCCCGGCGCAGTCAACCAGAGCGGCGTCAGGAGCTCTGCCGGGTCTGCTCAGACCCTTACCCTCGAGGACGCCCAGGCCATCGCCGCCGGCGTGAACGGCGTCGTCGCCGCGGCTCCGGAATTCCGCATCCCCTTGCAGATCAGCGCCGGCGGCACGAACACCAATACGCCGGCGCTCGGCGTAACACCGGAGTACGCCGAGGCTCTGAACCTCACGCTGGCCGGCGGCCAGTTCATCACCCAGGACGACGTCGACCGCCGCGCGCGGGTCGTCGTGCTTGGCGCGAGCGTGGCCCAGACTCTGTTCCCGGACTCGGATGGCGTCGGCCAGCAGGTGCGCTTCGGCTTCGGGCGCAACCTCGTGACCGCGACTGTTGTCGGCGTCCTGCAGCGCAAGGGCGGCAACACCGCCCAGAGCCAGGACAACCAGGTCTACATCCCCATCAGCACCGCGCAGACTCAGATCCAGATCAGCCGGACGGCCCGCGCCGGCGCCATCGTCAGCCAGATCACGGTCCAGGTCAGCAACAAGAGCCAGATCGATCGCGCGAAGGTCGAGATCACTGAGCTGCTTTCGCAGCGCCACCGCGTCGTCGAACCAGACTTCACCGTCGAGAGCCAGGAGGACATCACCGAGGCCGTCAATCAGGTGTCGGAGACCATGACGGTGCTCCTCGGCAGCATCGCTGGCATCTCCCTAGTCGTCGGCGGCATCGGCATCATGAACATCATGCTGGTCAGCGTCACGGAGCGGACGCGCGAGATCGGCATCCGCAAGGCCGTAGGGGCGACCCGCTCGGACATCATGATGCAGTTCCTGACGGAGGCCCTGGCGGTGACGGTGGCCGGCGGGCTGATTGGCATCGCGGCCGGCATCGGCGCTGCCCGGCTGCTGGACGGCCGCAGCATCGCTGGCCTGGGGTCGAACGTACAGACGGTGATCTCCTGGACGTCGGTCGTGGTCGCCTTCGGCGTTTCAGCCGCGATCGGCCTTTTCTTCGGGCTGTATCCGGCATCGCGCGCGGCGAAGCTCAATCCGATTCAGGCGCTGAGGTACGAATGA